The Mesorhizobium sp. INR15 region CGATAACAGCGACATTCAGCTCCTGCGGGCGGTCCGACTGCCGGGGCGGCCGCTCCGCCGAAGGCGCGCGCATATCCTGTCGTTGCGGGGGCGAGCCCGCCCAGCGGTCGTGTCCATAGTCGGCTCTCACCGGCGCCTCCCTTTGCTGCGGCTCCGCCACTTTACGCGCATTCCGCAAGCTCGAACCGACGGCCATAGCCTATCAAATAGGGGTCGGACCGCACGCTGGTCGGGGACTGGAACACGATATCAAACTGCCCTTGCCGATTGGCGCGGCCAATACGGGTCCACACGTCGGCATGTCCCCAGACGGGGTTGATGGAAACACAGCCCTGCGGTGCCTCGAATTCCGTGCCCATCACCGAATTGCGCAGTTGGCGCGTCTCCAGCGAATTTGTCTGCTCGAGCGTGCGGGCGAAAAGATTGACCTGAAAGTAGGACGCTTCCAGGCACATGTTGGTCGGCTCGTCGTCGCCATAGAGCTTGTGATAATGCGTGACGAAATCATTGTTTGTCTCGGTCTCGATGCCCTGGAAATACGAGGCGGCGGTGAAATGCCCCTCACCGACATCATGCCCCATGGCCCTGATCTCGGCTTCCGTGGTGGTCAGGCTGGCGATCGGCACGACCTTCGGATTGAGGCCCATGTCGTGATAGGCCTGATAGAGGAAGGTGGTCGATTCACCGACGACAGTGGAGAAAATCACGTCCGGTTGCGCCCGCTTGATATCGCGCAGCAATGGTATGAATTCACTGCGGTCGGCTTCCAGTCTCAGATAGCGCTCGCCGACAATCGAACCGCCATTGTTGCGCACCATTTCACGCATGACGCGGTTTGACTCGCGCGGGTAGATGTAATCCGACCCGATAAAGAAAAAGCGCTTTCCGAACTGCTCCATGAGGACGCGGCAGAGCTGAACCGAGTTCTGGTTGGGCGTTGCCCCGGTGTAGATCACATTGGGGGAAAACTCGAAGCCCTCGTAGAGGGTCGGATACCACAGCAACCCGTCCAGCCGCTCAACGACCGGCAGAACCGCCCTGCGGCTCGAAGACGTGTAGCAGCCAAAGATGGTGCTGACGCCATCTTCGACCATCAAGCGCTTGGCATACTGGCCGTAAGAGCGCACGTCGGAACCGGGATTGTAGATCACCGGCTCGATGGGGCGTCCGTGGACACCACCGCGTTCGTTAATCTGATCGATAGCGATCAGGGTTCCGCGCAACTGTGTTTCCTCGATGACGGACATGAAGCCCGTGCGCGAGAACAACACGCCGACACGCCACGGCTCGGAGGTCTGTTTTCGTCCTGTATCTGCTCCCATTGTCCCTTTTTTCCTTATGCACGCCCCTCAGCGCGCTGGGTCCCAAGCAACGGAACTCATAATTTTTTCTTTTTGCCGAGTCCGGAATGAAACCTCTTATGATTGCCCCAAAACAAAAAAGCCCCCGCAGCCGGCTTGTTACCGGATACTGGAGGCTTCATCGCCGCGAAATTTCAAATGGCACCCTTGCCACCGCCCATATGCATGGACAAGCACACCGTAGAACCCCTGAGTTCAACTTGTCAATTAGTTAGCTTGTTAAACAGGATGCACGACATGCCGTGCGGTGGACGCGGTCATTCTCCAGAGAGGCCGTCAAGCAGGCGCCTTTTGGCCGCGCAGCCGACGAATTCCTCAGCCAAACTCCCGACTCAATCAGCGAAACGACCGCCAGATGAGGGAATCGATCATGGTCTCGACCCGACGTTCATTGCTCAAGATGGGAGTGGCCGGGCTGCTCATCCCCCAGGGAACCTTTGCCATGGCTGAAGACAGGCAAAGCCCGGCGTTCGAAGCCTGGCGCCGCCAATTCGAAGCGGGTGTCCCGGCGCGCATGGCGGCCGCCAAGGTTTCGGGAACCGCCATCGGGATAACCGCCAAGGACGGGTCGACACGCTATTCGGCC contains the following coding sequences:
- a CDS encoding transporter substrate-binding domain-containing protein — encoded protein: MGADTGRKQTSEPWRVGVLFSRTGFMSVIEETQLRGTLIAIDQINERGGVHGRPIEPVIYNPGSDVRSYGQYAKRLMVEDGVSTIFGCYTSSSRRAVLPVVERLDGLLWYPTLYEGFEFSPNVIYTGATPNQNSVQLCRVLMEQFGKRFFFIGSDYIYPRESNRVMREMVRNNGGSIVGERYLRLEADRSEFIPLLRDIKRAQPDVIFSTVVGESTTFLYQAYHDMGLNPKVVPIASLTTTEAEIRAMGHDVGEGHFTAASYFQGIETETNNDFVTHYHKLYGDDEPTNMCLEASYFQVNLFARTLEQTNSLETRQLRNSVMGTEFEAPQGCVSINPVWGHADVWTRIGRANRQGQFDIVFQSPTSVRSDPYLIGYGRRFELAECA